One genomic segment of Planctomycetia bacterium includes these proteins:
- a CDS encoding hexosyltransferase: MKIAILYDVLYPFSIGGGERTNWELARRLVARGHEVTLVSSRMWAGRSDIEREGVRCVGVCRWHARANGLGNRSIAQPVLFAFGTFLFLRRENFDVVVCCAFPYLAALAAKAALAFTRTPLMLMWFEARGLAAWMRQAGPVLGACAAFFEKWASCLSSLNQANSSFTAGRMVRLLGMRPESITIIHCGVDNASLAALTENRKEPAILTVSRLVPHKRIDTLIRAFRNLAGEFPDLMLWIVGSGVERAALESEVRESRLVERVVFMEHVPEESLQRLLGTARVFVLPSEQEGFGMVLVEAMAAGVPVIARRSPLSAAQDIIEDGRDGLLFDSDEALVYLLRRVLTNDDLAATLIAAGKVKAAENDWDGSIVPAFEAWMASATRRHGFGRVS; encoded by the coding sequence ATGAAAATCGCGATTCTCTATGACGTTTTGTATCCCTTCTCCATTGGGGGCGGTGAGAGAACCAACTGGGAGCTTGCCCGCCGCCTGGTGGCGCGGGGTCACGAGGTAACCCTTGTGTCTTCGCGGATGTGGGCGGGAAGGTCGGATATCGAGCGTGAGGGGGTTCGGTGCGTGGGTGTGTGTCGATGGCACGCGCGAGCCAACGGGCTCGGAAACCGGAGCATCGCGCAGCCGGTCCTCTTCGCATTCGGAACGTTTCTGTTTCTTCGGCGGGAGAACTTCGACGTCGTCGTATGCTGTGCGTTTCCATACCTCGCCGCGCTGGCAGCCAAAGCCGCTCTGGCGTTCACGCGCACGCCGCTCATGCTGATGTGGTTCGAAGCCAGGGGTCTTGCCGCATGGATGAGACAAGCAGGACCGGTTCTCGGCGCGTGCGCGGCTTTTTTCGAGAAGTGGGCAAGCTGCCTTTCGTCGTTGAATCAAGCCAATTCCTCGTTTACGGCCGGTCGCATGGTTCGGCTGCTCGGGATGCGGCCGGAATCGATCACGATCATCCATTGCGGCGTCGACAATGCATCACTGGCCGCGCTGACGGAAAATCGCAAGGAACCGGCGATTCTCACGGTCAGTCGCCTGGTGCCGCACAAGAGAATAGACACCCTCATCCGCGCATTCAGGAATCTGGCTGGCGAGTTTCCGGATCTCATGCTGTGGATAGTCGGTTCTGGCGTCGAGCGCGCTGCGCTGGAGAGCGAAGTGCGGGAGTCTCGCCTCGTGGAGCGGGTGGTGTTCATGGAGCATGTGCCGGAAGAATCGCTTCAACGACTGCTTGGGACAGCGCGGGTGTTCGTGCTGCCATCGGAACAGGAGGGGTTTGGCATGGTGCTCGTCGAAGCCATGGCCGCCGGCGTGCCTGTGATTGCCAGACGATCTCCGCTTTCCGCCGCGCAGGACATCATCGAAGACGGCCGCGATGGCCTGCTATTCGACAGCGATGAAGCACTGGTGTATCTGTTGCGCCGCGTGCTTACAAACGACGATCTGGCAGCAACGCTGATCGCAGCCGGCAAGGTCAAGGCTGCCGAGAATGACTGGGATGGTTCGATTGTCCCGGCTTTTGAAGCGTGGATGGCAAGCGCGACTCGCCGGCACGGATTCGGCCGGGTGTCGTGA
- a CDS encoding bactoprenol glucosyl transferase — protein sequence MLVSLVIPVLNESDNVAALWARLREVTAGIADARFEAVFVDDGSTDDTVERIAALPADDRLSWLVVRLSRNFGHQAAITAGMAHASGDALIFLDADLQDPPELIATFLDHFRTGHDVVYGVRRNRKEPLWLRFCFAAFYRAFNAIAERPIPLDAGDFGLMSKRVAKLIAQMPERDRLIRGMRSWVGFKQIGVPYDRPGRHAGVTRYSVLRRVEGALDGLFGYSRLPIRIALLIGIVVCLVAGVYLANTLITQMLFKDVTVRGWTSLLVLAFMLGGANLVATSVVGEYVCRIYFQAKQRPIYVVADMRRSRGSEPDNRTNDTAP from the coding sequence ATGCTCGTCTCCCTCGTCATTCCCGTTCTCAACGAGTCCGACAACGTTGCGGCGCTCTGGGCGCGGCTCCGGGAGGTCACCGCGGGCATCGCCGATGCCCGCTTCGAGGCGGTGTTCGTGGACGACGGCAGCACCGACGACACGGTCGAGCGGATCGCCGCCCTGCCGGCCGACGACCGGCTCTCGTGGCTCGTCGTCCGGTTGTCGCGGAACTTCGGCCACCAGGCGGCGATCACCGCCGGCATGGCCCACGCGTCGGGGGACGCGTTGATTTTCCTCGACGCCGACCTGCAGGATCCGCCGGAACTGATCGCCACGTTCCTCGATCATTTCCGCACCGGGCACGACGTGGTCTACGGCGTGCGCAGGAACCGCAAGGAGCCGCTCTGGCTGCGGTTCTGCTTCGCCGCCTTCTACCGTGCCTTCAATGCCATCGCAGAGCGGCCAATCCCGCTCGACGCCGGCGACTTCGGGCTGATGAGCAAGCGGGTCGCCAAGCTGATCGCGCAGATGCCGGAGCGCGACCGGTTGATCAGGGGCATGCGGAGCTGGGTGGGGTTCAAGCAGATCGGCGTCCCCTACGACCGGCCCGGTCGCCATGCCGGCGTGACACGGTACAGCGTGCTGCGCCGCGTCGAGGGCGCCCTTGACGGCCTGTTCGGCTATTCGCGGCTCCCGATCCGGATCGCGCTGCTGATCGGGATCGTGGTCTGCCTGGTGGCGGGCGTCTACCTGGCCAACACACTGATCACGCAGATGTTGTTCAAGGACGTCACCGTCCGTGGTTGGACATCGCTGCTCGTACTGGCTTTCATGCTCGGGGGTGCGAACCTGGTAGCGACGTCTGTGGTGGGGGAATACGTCTGCCGCATCTACTTCCAGGCCAAGCAGCGGCCGATCTACGTCGTCGCGGACATGAGGCGTTCGCGAGGTAGTGAGCCGGATAATCGAACGAACGACACGGCGCCCTAG